The sequence below is a genomic window from Salinispira pacifica.
GTTCTTTGGGGGATTCGATGCGGTTGAACACTGCGAACTGGCCGGAAGGCGGGCAGATGGTGTCGGTCAGACCGGTAAACATGAGGGTATCCGCCTTGATCCGGGAGGCGAAGTTCTGCAGGTCGATATAGCCCAGCGCGGTGAAAAACTCTTCCTCCCGGCTGTGCAGGGGATCACGGTGCCGGAAATAATCATGAATCCCTTCATACGCGTCCCGGGCCAGATCAATTTCCCACACCCTCCGGTAATCGCAGAGGAAGGGGTATACCGCTGCCGCCCGCTGAATCTCCGGGCGCACCGCTGCCGCCGCCAGGGTCAGCGCTCCCCCCTGACTCCAACCGCTGGCCGAAATTCGCCCCTGATCAACTCCCTCAAGTGCACCCACCGCATCGGCGAACACTCCGCTGTTGAGAAAGAGATTCACATAGTAGAGTGCCCGGGGATCGCCTGCCATGGCATCCTCAACCCCCCGGACAATATGTCCCTGCAGGGTGCTGCCCTTCCCCCGGAGAACATCCTCCGACTCCCCTCCCTGTCCGGGACAGTCCAGGGCGGCGACGGTTTTCCCCTCCATAACGAAGGGCAGATAATCCACCCAGTCGGAGCTCTCCATGCTGTATCCGTGAAAAAACAGCAGTGCCGAACCGTCGCCGCCGTTTTTCGGCCGCAGCAGCTTGGCATGGTGCCTGCCGCCGGAAACACCCCGTAAATAGAGGTGAAAGCAATCCGCAGCCGAGCTTGAAAATCCGGCAGATGCAATTTCAGCCCGGGCATCATGATTCCTGGATTCTTTGATGGAGGCATCCCAGAATTTATGAAAATCGGCGGGAACGGGGCCGGAACCCCGGTAACTCTGCAGTTCCTCCAGCGGCATGTCGAAGGTCAGCGGCATGGTGTGCTCCTTAAAACGGAATAGGCGGGTCTCAAGACCTTTGGAAACCCGTTTACTCAGTATGATGCAGGCGGCGGATCAAATTCCATCCCCACATCTGCATTCGCGGAATGTGGAAGGGGCCTTTGAACATATTTCCTTTCAGATCAGTGGAAATGCTTCCGTCGAAATTCAGGTACCCGAACCACTCTCCGTGCTCCCTGTCGGGGAAACGGGTATCAATCCAGCTATCCAGCATATGAAAGCGCTGAGCGTGCAGGGGATCGCCGGTGAGCAGGAAGGCATAGAGCAGGGCAATACTTGCCTCGTTGTGGGGCCACCAGAATTTCATGTTGTGCCAGTATTCAAAGGGAGGATGACCGTGAAGGTCTGCAAAATAGCACAGGCCACCGTGTTTCTCATCCCAGCCGATATTCCACATCCAGTTGAGAATTCTGACTCCCAGCTCAATCAGCATATCCGCCTGAGGGGGTGAGCTGTCCTTCGGCTTCGTTTCTGCCCTCCCAGCTGCGCCCTTATCTGTTGCCGTATCTGCGGCCTGATCTGTCCCCTGAGCTCCTGATCCGGGGCTGGCGGGAGCAAAATGCATTCCCCCGTGGCCGGATTTCAGGTAATCGGCCTCACGGAGGATAAACCATGCCGCCTCAATGCTGTGTCCCGGGTTGATAAGCCGTCCCTCAAAATGTTCGTCCTGAAGGGATCCGTCGGCGTTGCACTGTTCCACAACAGCTTCAAATTCCGGACGGACAAAATTGGTCTGAATTATGCTGATATTTTCCCGGATGAGCCGGGTGCAGAATTCGATCTCTTCAGAGGTATCCGAGCCGAGAATCAGAAACGCTTCCCTGAGCTCCTGGGCTACGTTGATCTCTATCATCGGCTGTGCCAGTCCCAGGCTGGAACGGGTGGCGGGGTCCACTTTGGGATTGCCCCGGTTCGGATCCCTCAGATAATTCAGAGTGGATCTGAATAAGCGGTATGCATCATCAAGCAGGGCCGGATCGTTTTTGGCAATGGCCAGTGATGATCTGGCAATAACAGAAAAGAATTCGCTGAATGAATAGCGGCGCTTGATAAGTTTCCTGCCGTCCCGTGTGACCCGGAACAGCATTCTTCCGTCTGAGTCGAAACAGTGCCGGTCGGAAAAGGTTATGCAGGATTCCGCCGCCTGCAGAAGGGCGGCATCTTTCCGGCCCCCCGCGAGATAGGCGTTTGCCATTGTCCAGCCGGCCCGTCCCTGGAACCAGACGGATTTATCGCTTTCAATGATCTTTCCCGTTCTGTCCAGTCCGGTCATGAACCCGCCGTATGTTGTATCCAGTCCATGTTTCATCCAAAAGGGGATGCAATCGTCCAGCAATTGAGTTCTGTATGCTTCCCCCCTGCTCAAAGGAATAGGCTGT
It includes:
- a CDS encoding AGE family epimerase/isomerase; this translates as MEQPIPLSRGEAYRTQLLDDCIPFWMKHGLDTTYGGFMTGLDRTGKIIESDKSVWFQGRAGWTMANAYLAGGRKDAALLQAAESCITFSDRHCFDSDGRMLFRVTRDGRKLIKRRYSFSEFFSVIARSSLAIAKNDPALLDDAYRLFRSTLNYLRDPNRGNPKVDPATRSSLGLAQPMIEINVAQELREAFLILGSDTSEEIEFCTRLIRENISIIQTNFVRPEFEAVVEQCNADGSLQDEHFEGRLINPGHSIEAAWFILREADYLKSGHGGMHFAPASPGSGAQGTDQAADTATDKGAAGRAETKPKDSSPPQADMLIELGVRILNWMWNIGWDEKHGGLCYFADLHGHPPFEYWHNMKFWWPHNEASIALLYAFLLTGDPLHAQRFHMLDSWIDTRFPDREHGEWFGYLNFDGSISTDLKGNMFKGPFHIPRMQMWGWNLIRRLHHTE
- a CDS encoding acetylxylan esterase, with the protein product MPLTFDMPLEELQSYRGSGPVPADFHKFWDASIKESRNHDARAEIASAGFSSSAADCFHLYLRGVSGGRHHAKLLRPKNGGDGSALLFFHGYSMESSDWVDYLPFVMEGKTVAALDCPGQGGESEDVLRGKGSTLQGHIVRGVEDAMAGDPRALYYVNLFLNSGVFADAVGALEGVDQGRISASGWSQGGALTLAAAAVRPEIQRAAAVYPFLCDYRRVWEIDLARDAYEGIHDYFRHRDPLHSREEEFFTALGYIDLQNFASRIKADTLMFTGLTDTICPPSGQFAVFNRIESPKEHCIYPDFAHENLPGARDRIFSFLCGYES